One segment of Brassica napus cultivar Da-Ae chromosome C3, Da-Ae, whole genome shotgun sequence DNA contains the following:
- the BNAC03G53020D gene encoding uncharacterized protein BNAC03G53020D yields the protein MADWGPVVVAVILFVLLTPGLLFQIPARGRIVEFGNMHTSGASILVHTIIFFALITIFTIAIRLHIYTG from the coding sequence ATGGCAGATTGGGGACCTGTAGTGGTGGCTGTGATACTGTTCGTGCTTCTGACTCCGGGACTTCTCTTTCAGATTCCGGCGAGAGGTCGAATCGTGGAGTTCGGGAATATGCACACCAGCGGCGCCTCGATTCTCGTCCACACCATCATTTTCTTCGCTCTCATCACCATCTTCACCATCGCCATTCGTCTCCACATCTATACCGGTTAA
- the LOC106406580 gene encoding protein INVOLVED IN DE NOVO 2: protein MGSTVVLSSDEEDSDMSESEMEEHADKIYLTLKSGKLKVKLSPQAFTCPYCPNKKKPSFQYKDLLQHASGVGNSNSEKRTSKEKASHLALVKYLQEDLADSEAEPSSKRQKTGDPIQDCDQDEKLVCPWKGVVVNIPTRKTQDGRSAGESGSKLRDEYIQRGFNPTRVRPLWNHWGFSGTAIVDFNGDWNGLHNALLFDKAYQVDGHGKKDWLKKDGPPKTGLYAWIARADDYNGSTLIGEDLRKKGDLKTIAEVTEEEARKQQKLVQNLTQLVEDKKKGVKEFEELCSVKSRELKERLEEKEKSLQKHNRELNAIQERTMGHVNKIFADHERLKMKLELEKKKLELKGIELAKREAHNETERKNLSEDLQQNASKNSSLELASMEQQKADEEVKKLAEYQRRQKEELHEKIIRLERQRDQKQAIELEIEQLKGELNVKKHMGSDGDAEIVKEVEEIYKSLTEKEEELADLDKFNQTLILRERRTNDELQEARKELVNIMKEWKLSIGVKRMGELVTKPFMDALQQKYCQQDVEDRAIDVLQLWEDYLKDPDWHPFKRIKLENQEREVEVIDERDEKLRELKEDLGDGPYNAVTRALLEINEYNPSGRYITTELWNLKEDRKATLEEGVTCLLDQWDKSKRR from the exons ATGGGTAGCACGGTGGTTTTAAGCTCAGACGAAGAAGATTCAGACATGAGCGAATCTGAAATGGAAGAGCATGCAGACAAAATCTACCTAACTCTTAAAAGCGGAAAGCTGAAAGTGAAACTCTCTCCACAAGCTTTCACGTGTCCTTACTGTCCAAACAAGAAGAAACCAAGTTTCCAGTACAAAGATCTCCTCCAACATGCTTCCGGAGTTGGTAACAGCAACTCAGAGAAAAGAACCTCAAAGGAGAAAGCTAGCCACCTTGCTCTTGTCAAGTACCTCCAAGAAGATCTTGCTGACTCAGAAGCTGAGCCTTCATCTAAGCGCCAAAAAACCGGAGACCCAATTCAAGATTGTGACCAGGACGAGAAGCTTGTGTGTCCTTGGAAAG GTGTTGTGGTTAACATACCAACAAGAAAGACACAAGACGGTCGATCTGCGGGTGAGAGCGGGTCCAAGCTTAGAGATGAGTACATTCAAAGAGGGTTTAACCCTACTAGGGTTCGTCCTTTATGGAATCACTGGGGGTTTTCAGGAACTGCTATTGTGGATTTCAACGGAGATTGGAACGGACTGCACAACGCTCTTCTGTTTGACAAGGCTTATCAAGTAGATGGTCATGGGAAAAAGGACTGGTTGAAGAAAGATGGGCCTCCTAAGACAGGGCTTTACGCGTGGATAGCTCGTGCTGATGATTACAACGGAAGTACTCTCATAGGAGAAGACTTGAGGAAGAAGGGTGATCTCAAGACTATAGCTGAGGTTACGGAAGAGGAGGCGAGGAAACAGCAGAAGCTTGTGCAGAATCTGACGCAGCTTGTGGAGGATAAGAAGAAAGGGGTGAAGGAGTTTGAGGAGCTGTGTTCAGTGAAGTCTAGGGAACTTAAAGAGAGGTtggaagagaaggagaagagtttgCAAAAGCATAACAGAGAGCTGAATGCTATACAGGAGAGAACAATGGGTCATGTTAACAAGATCTTTGCTGATCATGAGAGGTTGAAGATGAAGCTGgagttggagaagaagaaacttgAACTCAAGGGTATTGAGTTGGCTAAGCGGGAAGCACACAATGAAACCGAGAGAAAGAATCTCTCTGAAGATCTACAACAG AATGCCTCCAAGAATAGCTCTCTTGAACTAGCTTCCATGGAACAACAAAAGGCggatgaagaagttaaaaaGCTGGCTGAATATCAAAGG AGGCAAAAGGAGGAGCTCCATGAGAAAATCATAAGACTAGAAAGACAAAGAGATCAGAAACAAGCCATCGAGCTAGAGATCGAGCAGTTGAAAGGAGAGCTAAACGTGAAGAAGCACATGGGATCAGACGGCGACGCTGAGATTGTGAAAGAAGTGGAAGAAATCTATAAAAGTTTAAccgagaaagaagaagaactcGCAGACCTCGACAAGTTTAACCAAACGCTTATACTCAGAGAGCGCAGAACCAACGATGAGCTTCAAGAAGCTCGTAAAGAATTGGTTAAC ATTATGAAAGAGTGGAAGTTAAGTATCGGTGTAAAGAGAATGGGAGAGCTGGTGACGAAACCGTTCATGGATGCACTGCAGCAGAAGTATTGTCAGCAAGACGTGGAGGACAGAGCTATTGACGTTCTCCAGCTCTGGGAAGACTATCTCAAAGACCCTGATTGGCATCCATTTAAACGTATCAAGCTCGAAAATCAAGAAAGAGAAGTG gaagTAATAGATGAGAGAGATGAAAAGCTGAGGGAGCTAAAGGAAGATTTAGGAGATGGTCCTTATAATGCGGTAACGAGAGCATTGTTGGAGATAAACGAGTATAACCCAAGTGGAAGGTACATTACAACAGAGCTGTGGAACTTAAAAGAAGACAGGAAGGCTACACTTGAAGAAGGTGTCACTTGTTTGCTTGATCAATGGGACAAGTCGAAACGCCGCTGA